The proteins below come from a single Vidua chalybeata isolate OUT-0048 chromosome 1, bVidCha1 merged haplotype, whole genome shotgun sequence genomic window:
- the TMEM200C gene encoding transmembrane protein 200C: MIATGGLLRISARKQDPLKPQNQLPKCKRKAKKKRKNDVVVVKGKLKLCSLSGFIALCGILVLLVGIALAVVGYWPKPSQVYRESSFGKGRHPAPQGGTHTNRSQSQERVQAGVHPESPPGANTSTTATTGGSTPTSSSPQASVGFLFRLFSSYLHSDKLKVLGPLIMGIGIFLFICANAVLHENRDKKTKIINLRDLYSTVIDAHSLRAKDGGTPASAPLNGFVNYMQSRGLELKPGGEGLGAAAMLAKSSWPPGLGVSLSPPDLVSSPQRSSFCSPPQPPSLAEAVYSICQERAALAGHPVTSPPCSPPGSCERCSTASSIVGSSLSTFTLLPLGPSSGGGGWQRPPGEQGAQEIPRGEFELSLTNLSSSSHIKGGCGTRRHKLVLRRQSTSCLPDARRPLSPEPPRSPAVRRVLESSLLVKASPSYSKSLDLGESPPSASPAITRTDSQSSQSEPSSSNKGYSHLEEAGTSLVSVANTTASKIQDCEEEPVDEMDPLEATSREQTGEQSQQTQRQYTNKEKLFMISRSHAA; the protein is encoded by the coding sequence ATGATTGCCACTGGAGGCCTCCTGAGGATCTCAGCCAGGAAACAGGACCCCCTGAAACCCCAGAACCAACTCCCCAAATGCAAACGCAAGGCCAAAAAGAAGCGCAAGAATGACGTGGTGGTGGTGAAAGGCAAGCTCAAGCTGTGCTCCCTCTCGGGGTTCATTGCCCTCTGTGGCATCCTGGTACTGCTGGTGGGCATTGCCTTGGCTGTGGTGGGCTACTGGCCAAAGCCCAGCCAGGTGTACAGAGAAAGCAGCTTTGGCAAGGGCCGGCACCCAGCACCACAGGGTGGCACCCACACGAACCGCTCCCAGAGCCAGGAAAGGGTGCAAGCAGGAGTCCACCCGGAGTCACCCCCTGGAGCCAACACCTCCACCACTGCTACCACCGGTGGGTCCACCCCTACTTCCTCATCCCCCCAGGCCTCAGTGGGTTTCCTTTTCCGTCTTTTCTCGAGCTACTTGCATTCGGACAAGCTGAAGGTGCTGGGCCCTCTGATCATGGGTATCGGCATCTTCCTCTTCATCTGCGCCAATGCGGTGTTGCATGAAAACCGTGACAAGAAGACCAAGATCATCAACCTGCGTGACCTCTACTCCACCGTCATTGATGCCCACAGCCTGCGGGCCAAGGATGGAGGCACCCCGGCCTCAGCCCCTCTCAATGGCTTTGTCAACTACATGCAATCCCGGGGCCTGGAGCTAAAGCCTGGTGGGGAAGGCCTGGGTGCTGCAGCCATGCTGGCCAAGAGCTCCTGGCCACCAGGACTGGGTGTCTCCCTTTCCCCACCGGATCTGGTGTCCTCACCGCAGCGTTCCTCCTTCTGCAGCCCACCACAGccacccagcctggctgaggctgTGTACAGCATCTGCCAGGAGCGTGCTGCCCTTGCTGGCCACCCTGTCACCAGCCCACCCTGCAGCCCACCGGGGAGCTGTGAGCggtgcagcacagccagctccatCGTCGGCTCTTCACTGAGCACCTTCACCCTCCTGCCCTTGGGGCCAAGCAGTGGAGGGGGAGGCTGGCAGAGACCACCTGGTGAGCAGGGAGCCCAGGAGATCCCACGGGGGGAGTTTGAACTGAGCCTAACcaacctcagcagcagcagccacatcaAGGGAGGCTGTGGGACAAGGAGGCACAAGCTGGTTCTCAGGCGGCAGAGCACCAGCTGCTTGCCAGATGCCAGGCGTCCCCTTTCCCCTGAGCCACCTCGGTCACCAGCTGTCAGGAGGGTCCTGGAATCCAGCCTCTTGGTAAAGGCATCTCCTAGCTACTCCAAATCTCTAGACCTGGGGGAATCGCCCCCTTCAGCTTCTCCTGCCATCACCAGGACGgattcccagagctcccagtctGAGCCTTCCAGCAGCAATAAGGGCTATAGCCACTTGGAGGAGGCAGGCACCTCCTTGGTGTCAGTTGCCAACACCACAGCCAGTAAAATTCAGGACTGTGAGGAGGAGCCAGTTGATGAGATGGACCCCCTCGAGGCTACCAGCAGAGAACAAACAGGGGAGCAATCCCAGCAAACTCAAAGACAGTACACAAATAAAGAGAAACTCTTTATGATTTCTAGGTCACATGCTGCATGA